One part of the Bacillus sp. FJAT-27916 genome encodes these proteins:
- a CDS encoding o-succinylbenzoate--CoA ligase, with protein sequence MKGIAYWIEKRATITPGRIAVITEEEKITYKALHNKITDTAAFLKQSYGVENGDRVAILSQNRLEYLVLIFALAKLGAIAVPLNIRLTSSELCYQLKDSDTSVLIAEGLFYEQAQSLLQETGIEHLAKIEAFAAIESAGNYPFREVNESAPFIICYTSGTTGKPKGAVLTQANMFWNAINNVLAIDLTSADRSIVLLPLFHIGGIGLFALPTLFVGGTVIIPGKFEPQKAIAMIEQYEATIVMGVPAIHKALIECPSFKREKMKAVRWFYNGGAPCPHELIQTFFDHGFLFGQGFGMTETSPTLFMLSREDAPRKIGSIGKPVMYSDFKLVNQEGDVGELVVKGPNIMTEYWRKPAATNETIIDGWLYTGDLARIDEEGFVYIVGRKKEMLISGGENIYPLEIEQAISQHTDVSEVAVTGVADPVWGEVPAAFVVKKPSSELTDKDIIEYCRDKLAKYKLPKEIIFMDELPKNATGKIQKNQLGKLIQE encoded by the coding sequence ATGAAAGGCATAGCCTACTGGATTGAAAAACGAGCAACCATTACGCCAGGGCGTATTGCCGTCATCACTGAAGAAGAGAAAATTACGTACAAAGCTTTACATAATAAGATAACAGATACGGCAGCTTTCTTAAAGCAATCGTATGGAGTAGAAAATGGCGACAGAGTCGCCATTCTCTCTCAAAATCGGCTTGAATATTTAGTGTTAATCTTTGCACTTGCTAAATTAGGTGCAATTGCCGTCCCGCTCAATATACGGTTAACGTCTAGTGAATTATGCTATCAGCTAAAGGATAGCGACACGTCTGTGCTAATCGCGGAGGGACTATTCTATGAGCAGGCTCAGTCCTTATTGCAAGAGACAGGGATTGAACATTTAGCGAAAATTGAAGCCTTTGCTGCTATAGAAAGTGCTGGGAATTACCCATTTCGAGAAGTAAATGAAAGCGCTCCCTTTATTATTTGTTATACGTCCGGCACGACAGGGAAACCAAAGGGAGCTGTACTGACGCAAGCAAATATGTTTTGGAACGCCATTAATAATGTCCTTGCCATTGATTTGACTTCGGCGGATCGCTCGATTGTTTTGTTGCCGCTCTTTCATATCGGTGGGATTGGACTCTTTGCCCTGCCGACGCTTTTTGTAGGTGGAACGGTGATAATTCCAGGCAAATTTGAACCACAAAAGGCAATCGCGATGATTGAGCAATATGAGGCAACGATTGTCATGGGTGTCCCCGCGATTCATAAGGCCTTAATTGAATGTCCATCCTTTAAAAGAGAAAAAATGAAAGCAGTCCGCTGGTTTTATAATGGCGGGGCACCTTGTCCGCATGAACTCATCCAAACCTTTTTTGACCATGGCTTCTTATTTGGGCAAGGGTTTGGTATGACGGAAACCTCCCCTACTCTGTTCATGCTTTCAAGGGAGGATGCTCCAAGGAAGATTGGTTCGATTGGCAAGCCTGTTATGTATAGCGACTTCAAGCTCGTTAATCAAGAAGGGGATGTCGGAGAATTAGTAGTTAAAGGACCAAACATTATGACTGAATACTGGAGGAAGCCTGCGGCAACAAATGAAACCATTATCGATGGCTGGCTTTATACAGGTGATTTGGCGAGGATTGATGAAGAGGGCTTTGTCTATATTGTAGGCAGGAAGAAGGAGATGCTTATTTCTGGAGGTGAAAATATTTATCCGCTGGAAATAGAGCAAGCCATCAGTCAGCATACGGATGTGAGTGAGGTAGCTGTCACTGGAGTAGCCGACCCTGTTTGGGGTGAAGTTCCAGCAGCATTTGTGGTGAAGAAACCATCTAGTGAGTTGACGGATAAGGATATCATTGAGTATTGCCGCGATAAGCTAGCGAAATATAAGCTTCCAAAGGAAATTATTTTTATGGATGAGCTACCTAAAAACGCAACAGGCAAAATCCAAAAAAATCAGTTAGGGAAACTGATTCAGGAATAG
- a CDS encoding TetR/AcrR family transcriptional regulator: MSEKLATEDKSLTPKGLETRQKIINAAEEVFGQKGYYETSIVNIAQEAKVAQGTFYNYFPSKKDIFDELIHMYSRELRTAIKEEMNHANTFEEAQRAGFHAFFSWVKNHRNLYSIVQQAVVVDRDLYRWYYNKLANGFLRSLSAGMEAGEFKQLDQETVAYCLMSIGQFLGMRWVYWEQDDVPEEAFEAAMTLIFNGLNKR; encoded by the coding sequence ATGTCAGAAAAGCTGGCGACAGAGGATAAGAGTTTGACTCCAAAAGGGTTAGAGACAAGGCAAAAAATCATCAATGCAGCTGAAGAGGTGTTTGGTCAGAAGGGCTATTATGAGACTTCCATTGTGAATATTGCACAAGAGGCTAAGGTAGCCCAAGGAACGTTTTATAATTATTTTCCATCTAAGAAGGACATCTTTGATGAGCTGATTCACATGTATAGCAGGGAATTACGAACAGCGATTAAGGAAGAGATGAATCATGCTAATACTTTTGAGGAAGCGCAGAGGGCAGGCTTCCATGCTTTCTTTAGCTGGGTAAAAAATCATCGTAATTTATACAGTATTGTGCAGCAAGCCGTTGTCGTCGATAGGGATTTGTACCGGTGGTATTATAATAAGCTTGCTAATGGATTTCTAAGGAGTCTTTCAGCTGGGATGGAAGCCGGTGAATTTAAGCAGCTAGATCAAGAGACGGTTGCCTATTGTCTCATGTCAATCGGCCAATTCTTAGGGATGAGATGGGTGTATTGGGAACAAGATGATGTTCCGGAGGAAGCTTTTGAAGCAGCCATGACGTTAATCTTTAATGGTCTAAACAAAAGGTGA
- a CDS encoding DUF3784 domain-containing protein, giving the protein MSILIVVTFSLFFILIGLYVSRKGIVNFIAGYQEGSIRDEKLLAKRIGAVLIAFGLECLAVFLVHRFVVPLNSVYIGILAIIHVFIILLLFIKHRLNSL; this is encoded by the coding sequence TTGTCTATCCTGATCGTAGTTACTTTTAGTCTCTTCTTCATCCTCATAGGTCTCTATGTCTCGAGGAAGGGAATCGTGAATTTTATTGCCGGATATCAGGAGGGATCCATTCGCGATGAGAAGTTATTAGCGAAGAGGATTGGGGCTGTTCTCATCGCTTTTGGGCTGGAGTGTCTGGCTGTTTTTTTGGTTCATCGATTTGTCGTTCCTCTAAATTCTGTTTATATCGGCATTCTTGCAATCATCCATGTTTTCATCATTCTGCTCCTTTTCATTAAGCACCGGCTAAATTCCCTTTGA
- a CDS encoding linear amide C-N hydrolase, with protein sequence MNRFLDIRPAFDDISRNPGITNPANHLRTDAQRASIESIVNLKNGQLYSMEYTADYKLDQILAAGITDIPHLVEFVNRELLDDGNAEAGSNNGGCSAFTASTRSGEMIYGRNFDYLMNMTAVLVRTRPENGYASIGLADAGWIGYLAGSLDDGVTDLSPAVLFPYLLMDGMNEKGLVISVLKLEGPPTRQNTGKQNISTTVAIRLVLDRAANVDEAIELFKGYDMQASSNTSSFHFLVADASGRAVVLEYCHDVFSVVEEHYVTNFYLDPSMDGYGHGVERYRILQSVLEFKKEALTEGEAMSLLQLVSQEKTEESTSFTQWSTVYNLSKLTGTASVLRDYDHLFTFSLDKPLT encoded by the coding sequence ATGAATAGGTTTCTAGACATTCGCCCAGCATTTGATGATATCTCCAGAAATCCAGGGATAACAAATCCAGCGAATCACCTCCGAACAGATGCCCAGCGAGCTAGCATCGAGTCCATCGTGAACCTGAAAAATGGGCAGCTATATTCAATGGAATATACGGCGGATTACAAGCTTGATCAAATCCTTGCAGCTGGAATCACCGATATTCCTCACTTAGTAGAGTTTGTGAATAGAGAGCTTTTGGATGATGGGAATGCGGAGGCCGGATCGAATAATGGCGGCTGCAGTGCGTTTACAGCGTCCACCCGGTCAGGGGAAATGATTTATGGGCGGAATTTCGATTATTTGATGAATATGACCGCTGTGCTCGTTCGCACAAGACCAGAGAATGGCTATGCATCCATCGGCCTGGCGGATGCAGGCTGGATTGGCTATCTTGCGGGCAGCCTTGACGACGGAGTGACCGATCTTTCTCCAGCCGTCCTCTTCCCTTATTTGCTCATGGATGGAATGAATGAAAAAGGACTTGTGATTAGTGTCTTGAAGCTGGAAGGACCGCCAACAAGACAGAATACCGGAAAGCAGAATATCTCAACAACCGTAGCTATTCGTCTCGTACTGGACCGGGCGGCCAATGTAGATGAGGCAATTGAATTATTCAAGGGCTATGATATGCAGGCATCGAGCAATACATCGTCGTTCCACTTCTTGGTCGCAGATGCAAGTGGTCGTGCAGTCGTGCTTGAATATTGTCACGATGTCTTCTCTGTCGTGGAAGAACATTATGTCACCAATTTCTATCTAGACCCTTCCATGGATGGATATGGTCATGGCGTAGAACGTTATCGCATATTGCAGTCCGTGCTCGAGTTCAAAAAAGAGGCGCTCACGGAAGGCGAGGCGATGTCCCTTCTCCAACTCGTCAGCCAGGAGAAAACAGAGGAATCAACGAGCTTTACACAATGGTCCACTGTGTATAATTTAAGCAAACTGACAGGAACGGCCAGCGTTTTACGAGATTATGATCATTTATTTACGTTCTCATTGGATAAGCCCCTAACTTGA